GCTATGTCAGCAGTTGGTTTGTGGATATTCTCCGTGGTTTTACAGCGCCGATGGACAGAGATGGCCACTGCTATGTAAAGGGAGTTTGCGGACCTTTCAGCGAACCGGCCAAACCATTTTGACGGAATCTGCGGCGAGTTGTACCTCTCCCCTTAAACCATTCCGGCATCCATGGAGATAGCCATATCCTCCACGCCAAGCCATGCTGACATCTGAGATCCGGAACACAGAGCCTCGGGTTTCATCGGGAGACATTTCTCCTGAGTTTTTGTCAGACTTTGTACCCAAGCTTCACCTTATCAGGGAATCTTGAGACGCTGCCCGGGGTGAATGGGGTCATTGGCTGTCATGTTGTTGGCTTCCAGCAGTTTGGCAAGGGGCACCTTGTGCTTCAATGCAATACTGTAGAGAGTATCTCCCTGCTGTATGCGATACTCCGTAACATCAGCAGAGGATGGTGTCTGAGTTGTCCGTGACTTAAGGGGTGCCTGAGACTCCGTAACAGACGGCCGCTCAGTGGAGCCTGCGGTAGGGCGAACTTTCTGGGGTGCTGAAACAGCTGACACCGCTGGCGCTTCCAGTCCATCCATCTTTTTGGAAAGGGCGGCTATCTGCATGGAAAGATCCGCATTCAGTTTGCGGATAGCCGTAAGAAGCTCTTCCTGATCACCGGGACCGGGTTCAGAAAACATTCGCTGCATTCTCATGGATTCCACACTGCTGGCCAGCTTATCCAGACGGTCTGAAATACCTGCAAGGTCTGTTGGTTCAATAGAACCAGTAGAAAAAACAGGTTCCGAAGAACGCCCGGGGAAAAAGAGAAGAAAGAGGATAAGAACCATGACAAGCCCTGCGCCGAGCCAGACAAAGGGCATTTCTACGGAACGATACCAGACTTTTTTCCCTCCGGGTGGAGCAAACGCGGGTTCTTCTTCGGGTGAGTCCATGCCTGACCGGATTCTCGGATCCATACGACCTCCTGTGATAAATCTGAATAATCAATAGTTTTTGCCACACTGCTCCATCAGGTGTACACTACCGTTCTGGCAGCTCACCTCCGATACAGAGCATTGTCGTCATGGTTCGGTCATTATTATACCGGAATACTTCCGTTACAAAAACAGGGTTACATACGGATTCTGCGTAAAAAAGTCACATCGTTTCAGGCTGAAAGCATGCCACCACAAAACAGGAAAAGCAAGGAGACAAAACATGAGCCCTTTTCGCCGATATTATCTTTACATCTTCCTCCTGTCTGCTTTTTCAGCATCCCTGGCTGCCGCTGCCCCACCCACTTTTATCAACAGTATTGAGATGCCGTTTTCTCTAATTCCGGCAGGTTCGTTTCAGATGGGGAGTCCGGCTTCGGAGAAGGGGCGGCGCTGGGACGAAACCCTCCACACTGTTCATATCACGCGCCCCTTTTATATCTCAACCACTGTTGTAACCCAGCAGCAATGGTTTGATATAATGGGTACCACCCCTTCTTCCGCATCGGAATGCGGCTCTGATTGTCCCGTTGAGAACATTTCATGGTCCGATGCCCTTCAATTCATTGACAAGCTGAATGCAAGGGAGGGAACGCGCAGTTATCGTCTTCCAACGGAAGCGGAATGGGAATACGCCTGTCGGGCAGGAAGCAGCTCAGCTTTTTTCAATGGGCCCATACATGAAACAACCTGTACTCCCATGGATCCGGTTTTGAATCTATCCGGCTGGTACTGCGGAAATACCGGAGTTCAAAAACCCGCTTATCACTTCAGGCTACAGCCGGTTGCCCGA
This genomic stretch from Desulfobotulus pelophilus harbors:
- a CDS encoding LysM peptidoglycan-binding domain-containing protein produces the protein MDPRIRSGMDSPEEEPAFAPPGGKKVWYRSVEMPFVWLGAGLVMVLILFLLFFPGRSSEPVFSTGSIEPTDLAGISDRLDKLASSVESMRMQRMFSEPGPGDQEELLTAIRKLNADLSMQIAALSKKMDGLEAPAVSAVSAPQKVRPTAGSTERPSVTESQAPLKSRTTQTPSSADVTEYRIQQGDTLYSIALKHKVPLAKLLEANNMTANDPIHPGQRLKIP
- a CDS encoding formylglycine-generating enzyme family protein, with the protein product MSPFRRYYLYIFLLSAFSASLAAAAPPTFINSIEMPFSLIPAGSFQMGSPASEKGRRWDETLHTVHITRPFYISTTVVTQQQWFDIMGTTPSSASECGSDCPVENISWSDALQFIDKLNAREGTRSYRLPTEAEWEYACRAGSSSAFFNGPIHETTCTPMDPVLNLSGWYCGNTGVQKPAYHFRLQPVARKEPNAFGLYDTHGNVMEWCLDACENRSVLSRRAGVFTDTYKEGIRDPLSLKGSRRVVRGGAFFQSPEHSRSANRMAFHPETRRSYIGFRVVRVP